The genomic region AAAGATGGCCACCTTCGTGGCCAGTTGCGTGATGCTGGCGTGGGCCACCCCGGCGTTGACCGGCACCATCGTCTGGAAGTGGATCTTCGACGATACGAGTGGCCTGGTCACCTGGCTGTTCAACGCGCTGCCGGACGGGCTCTCCAACGCCCTGTTCGGCCGCAGTGACTGGACCGGCTACGGCTGGTTCAACTCGCCGCTGCTGTTCTTCGCCATCCTCACCCTTGTGGTGGTCTGGCACTCGTTCCCGTTCATCGCGGTGAGCGTGCTCGCCGGCCTGAAGAGCGTGCCGAGTGAGCTGCACGAGGCGGCCCGGGTGGACGGCGCGAGCCCGTGGCGGGTCTTCTGGAAGATCACGTTCCCGCTGCTGCGCCCGGTCTTCGGGATCCTGATCGTGCTCTCCACCATCTGGGACTTCAAGGTCTTCACCCAGCAGTTCGTGTTGGCCGGCGGCACCCAGGACCGGCCGACGTTCATGCTCTCCATCTACTCGTACGCCGAGGCGTTCTCGCCACCTCCGAAGTACGGCCTCGGCGCGGCCATCGCGGTGATCCTCACGCTGATCCTGCTCGTCGTCACCGGCTTCTACGTACGGATGGTGCTCAGGCAGGAGGACGAGTCGTGAAGAAGATCGCCCTGAACGGCGCCGGGCTGCTGGTCGCGCTCTTCGCGGCCTTCCCGGTCTACTGGATGATCTCCACCTCGCTCAAGCCGAGCAGCGAGATCTTCTCGTCCACCCCGCAGCCGGTGCCGGCCCATCCGACGCTCGCGCACTACCGGGAGATCCTGACCGGCAACCTCATCCCCGGCGTGAGCTTCCTCGACTTCTTCCTCAACAGCGCGCTGGTGGCGGTCGCGACGGTGCTGCTCAGTGGCCTGGTCGCCCTGCTCGCCGCGACCGCGGTGGCCCGCTTCCGGTTCAAGCTGCGGACCAGCTTCCTGATCATGCTGCTGGTGGTGCAGATGATCCCGCTGGAAGCGCTCGTCATCCCGCTCTTCCTGATGATCCAGCGGCTCGGGCTCTACAACACGCTGCCCAGCCTGATCCTCACGTACCTGGGCTTCTCGCTGCCGTTCGCGGTCTGGATGCTGCGCGGCTTCGTCGCCGCGGTCCCCAAGGAGCTGGAGGAGGCGGCGGCCATCGACGGGGCCAGCCGGGCACAGACGTTCCGGCTCGTGCTGTTCCCGCTCGTCGCGCCCGGCCTGGTGGCCACCAGCATCTTCTCGTTCATCACCGCGTGGAACGAGCTGATCTTCGCGTTGACGTTCATCAACGACCAGAGCCGCTACACACTGCCGGTGGCGATGACGTTCTTCTTCGGTCGCGACGACACCAACTGGGGTCCGGTCATGGCCGCCTCCACCCTGTTCACCCTGCCGGTCATCATCTTCTTCCTGCTGGTGCAGCGGCGAATGGTCTCCGGCCTGGTGGCCGGAGCCGTCAAGGGCTGACCGGCCCACGGCCCGCCGCGTCAGGCCACGGCGCGACGCACATGAGCCGCCGCCCTAAGCTGGCGGCCATGACGGGCAGGGTGGCAGCGGTGAACCTCGGCATCGTGACCGAGGCGAAGTGGGCCGGCGACGCGAGCGGTCGCAGCGGCATCGACAAGCGTCCGGTCGACGGGCCTGTGTTGATCAGTGTCGACGGGGTGGCCGGCGACTTCATCGCCGAGCGGGCCCATCACGGTGGCCCCGACCAGGCGGTCTACGCCTACGCGGAGGAGGACGCCGCGTGGTGGGCGGCCGACCTGGGCCGTGCCATCGGGCCGGGTGGCTTCGGTGAGAACCTGTCCACGTACGCGGTCGACGTGACGGGCGCGGTGATCGGCGAGAAGTGGCAGGTCGGCTCCGCCCTGCTCCAGGTCACCAAGCCTCGGACGCCCTGTACCACCTTCGCCGGATTCTGGGGCGTGCCGGATCTGATCCGGCGATTCACGGTGCGGGCCACGCCGGGGGCGTACCTGCGGGTGCTGCGCGACGGTGAGGTCGGCGCCGGTGACCCGGTGGAGGTGGTGGAGCGGCCCGGGCACGGGGTGACAATCGGCGAGGTGTTCCGGGCGACAAGCCTCGAGCCGGAGCTGCTGCCCCGGCTGCTGGAGGCACCCGACCTGCCGGAGTCGATCCGGGACAAGGTCCGCCGCCGTCTCGCCACCCGCAGCTGACGTCCGCCGGAGCCGGCCGCTGTTCGGAGCGCCACTCGACGATGGCGCTCCTTTATTATCATTATCAATAGTGATAACGTGTAGCCGTGGAGATGGCGAGAGAACGCTGGGCGGACCTGGCGCTGCACCCCGTGCGAATCCGGATCCTGCGTGCGGTCGCGGGCACACGTCTGACCACACAGGGCCTGCTGGAGCTGCTGCCCGATGTCCCGCAGGCCACGATGTACCGGCACCTGGCGATCCTGGTCAAGGCCGGGCTGGTCGAGGTGATCGATGAACGCAGGGTGCGCGGTGCCGTCGAGCGGGTGTACGCGTTGCCCGCGCGCGGCGCGACGCTCGACCCCGCGGCCCTCGCCACGGCTACGCGGGAGGACCACGCGCGTTACTTCACGGCGTTCATGTCGAGTCTGCTGTCGGAGTTCTCCCGCTATCTCGGCCGGGAGCGGATCGACTTCAACGCCGACGGTGTGGGCTACCAGCAACTCGTGCTGCACCTGACCGACGCCGAACTGGGCGAGTTCGCCGCCGGTCTCAACGCTCTGGTGGGTCCGTTGCTCGCCCACCAGCCCGGCGGCGAACGGATACCGCGGCTGTTGGCGACCGTTCTGCTGCCCACCGATCCGCCGACGGTCGACAGGCACGCAGCGGCGCCGACGGACGACTCCGACACGACGAGAGGGGATGACTGATGGCATCGGTCATGGTGACCAACGATGTGATCGACATTCGGTTCACCGGATGGGAGCGTGTCTGGGTCGGGCGGGAGTGGTTCGCGCTGCCCCTCACCGCGGTGCGGAAGGTCGCCCTGGCGGACAACCCGCTGCGTCTGGCCCGTGGCGCCCGCCGGGGATATGTGGTGTCCGGCTTCGCCAAGATCGGAGTGTGGGGCCTGTACGGCGGTCCCCGGCAGCTCGTGGCGGCCCGACGGGCGGAACCAGGGCTGCACCTCGTCCTGGACCGGGCGGCGGCCGGCGGCGAGTTCGACGAGGTCGTGCTCTCCGGCCCGGCCGCGCCGGGCCTCGTGGAGACGATCACGCGTGCCATGGCGGCTCGCGCGTGACCGGCGACCACCTCGCGATCGAGGTGTCCTGCCTGACGAAGCGCTACGGTGACGTCACTGCCGTTAATGATCTGAGCTTCACCGTGCGACCCGGCGTGATCACCGGCTTCCTCGGCCCGAACGGCGCCGGCAAGACCACCACGATGCGCATGATGACCGGGCTGGTGTCGCCGAGCAGTGGCACCGCCACGATCGGCGGGCAGCCGTACGGTCAACTGGCCCGGCCGTCGCGCACGGTGGGCGCGGTGTTCGACGGCAACGCGTTCCACCCTGGACACACCGCCCGCGACCACCTGCGCGTCTACGCCGCGATGGGCGGATACCCGGACAGCCGCGTCGCCGACCTGCTCGACCTGCTCGGCCTCGCCGAGGCTGCGCACCGTCGTACCCGGGGATTCTCCACGGGCATGCGGCAGCGGCTCAACCTCGCCACGGCGTTGCTCGGCGACCCCCGCGTCCTGCTGCTGGACGAGCCCGGCAACGGCCTGGACCCGGCAGGGGTGTCGTGGCTGCGCGGCTTCCTGCGCCAGTTCGCCGACCAGGGCCGCACCGTCCTGATCTCCAGCCATGCGCTCGGCGAGATCCAGCAGCTCGTGGATGACGTGGTGGTGATCCGGCGCGGCGAACTCGTCGCCGCCGGGCCCTGTTCCCGGCTCGCCGGTCCGCCCGCGGTGCTGATCACCTCACCCGACGCGGACGCGCTCGTTGCCGTTCTGGCGGCCCACCCGGCCAACGGCGGCACGGCACCGCACGTCGAAGCCGTCGGGCCCGACCGGCTGCGGGTACGCGGGCTGGACGCGCCGGGCGTCGCCGACCTCGCCGCGGCCCATCATGT from Micromonospora profundi harbors:
- a CDS encoding carbohydrate ABC transporter permease, producing MSLLTKTSETSAARETPARRRRRVDRLPYLLLLPALVIIGVLLLWPLGQVVTMSFYRLNSVRQLRGDREWPWVGLGNYIEILTDPFFLTVLRNTVLFAAANVLLTMVLGTLVGLLLNRLGRKMATFVASCVMLAWATPALTGTIVWKWIFDDTSGLVTWLFNALPDGLSNALFGRSDWTGYGWFNSPLLFFAILTLVVVWHSFPFIAVSVLAGLKSVPSELHEAARVDGASPWRVFWKITFPLLRPVFGILIVLSTIWDFKVFTQQFVLAGGTQDRPTFMLSIYSYAEAFSPPPKYGLGAAIAVILTLILLVVTGFYVRMVLRQEDES
- a CDS encoding MOSC domain-containing protein, which encodes MTGRVAAVNLGIVTEAKWAGDASGRSGIDKRPVDGPVLISVDGVAGDFIAERAHHGGPDQAVYAYAEEDAAWWAADLGRAIGPGGFGENLSTYAVDVTGAVIGEKWQVGSALLQVTKPRTPCTTFAGFWGVPDLIRRFTVRATPGAYLRVLRDGEVGAGDPVEVVERPGHGVTIGEVFRATSLEPELLPRLLEAPDLPESIRDKVRRRLATRS
- a CDS encoding ATP-binding cassette domain-containing protein translates to MTGDHLAIEVSCLTKRYGDVTAVNDLSFTVRPGVITGFLGPNGAGKTTTMRMMTGLVSPSSGTATIGGQPYGQLARPSRTVGAVFDGNAFHPGHTARDHLRVYAAMGGYPDSRVADLLDLLGLAEAAHRRTRGFSTGMRQRLNLATALLGDPRVLLLDEPGNGLDPAGVSWLRGFLRQFADQGRTVLISSHALGEIQQLVDDVVVIRRGELVAAGPCSRLAGPPAVLITSPDADALVAVLAAHPANGGTAPHVEAVGPDRLRVRGLDAPGVADLAAAHHVRVHELVVETTGLEELFLDLTRDKAAI
- a CDS encoding carbohydrate ABC transporter permease, with protein sequence MKKIALNGAGLLVALFAAFPVYWMISTSLKPSSEIFSSTPQPVPAHPTLAHYREILTGNLIPGVSFLDFFLNSALVAVATVLLSGLVALLAATAVARFRFKLRTSFLIMLLVVQMIPLEALVIPLFLMIQRLGLYNTLPSLILTYLGFSLPFAVWMLRGFVAAVPKELEEAAAIDGASRAQTFRLVLFPLVAPGLVATSIFSFITAWNELIFALTFINDQSRYTLPVAMTFFFGRDDTNWGPVMAASTLFTLPVIIFFLLVQRRMVSGLVAGAVKG
- a CDS encoding helix-turn-helix domain-containing protein, with amino-acid sequence MARERWADLALHPVRIRILRAVAGTRLTTQGLLELLPDVPQATMYRHLAILVKAGLVEVIDERRVRGAVERVYALPARGATLDPAALATATREDHARYFTAFMSSLLSEFSRYLGRERIDFNADGVGYQQLVLHLTDAELGEFAAGLNALVGPLLAHQPGGERIPRLLATVLLPTDPPTVDRHAAAPTDDSDTTRGDD